A window from Bordetella petrii encodes these proteins:
- a CDS encoding VCBS domain-containing protein, whose translation MVDIAVVVEQVARGIDAPVGVVHAAGFDRIGGIIVGCRDIVGPIDXTITIAGSYDAPQAQDDTDAATPATAISPAVDATGSVLANDTDVDAGDTQAVDGIRAGSGSDGFTEMDSDGTQHINGLYGWLDIAADGTYTYHADETNAAVAALAVGEQLQDVFTYRVIDGGGLTDQAELQITINGANDPPVATPVVGIAVEQGVGNPGRDPSGDLTQRNVDAEGQPLTVVGIRTGPEGGGGSAGTIGASLRGRYGDLLVNADGTYTYVLDNSLPEVDALRLASDTLTDVFTYTILDDGGVQDQATLAIVITGQNDAPVATDDLADAVEAGGTGNADPGANPSGNVLDNDSDVDGGDTQAVVAVEASGEAGTVGGSTVGQYGTLVLTASGDYGYVVDNGNPQVQALRTAGDTLTEVFTYTMRDAAGVTSSARLVITLSGADDAPVAQDDTGAAVEAGGTDNATPGSXPRPPGSMLS comes from the coding sequence GTGGTCGACATCGCTGTCGTTGTCGAGCAGGTTGCCCGCGGGATTGACGCCCCGGTCGGTGTTGTTCACGCCGCCGGCTTCGACCGCATCGGCGGCATCATCGTTGGCTGTCGGGATATCGTTGGCCCCATTGATGNGACCATCACCATCGCCGGCAGCTACGACGCGCCGCAGGCGCAGGACGATACGGACGCGGCCACGCCGGCCACGGCGATCTCGCCGGCGGTCGATGCCACGGGCTCGGTGCTGGCCAACGATACCGATGTGGACGCGGGCGACACCCAGGCGGTCGACGGCATCCGCGCCGGTTCGGGAAGCGATGGCTTTACCGAGATGGACAGCGATGGAACCCAACACATCAATGGCCTGTACGGCTGGCTGGATATCGCCGCCGATGGCACCTATACCTACCACGCCGACGAGACCAATGCAGCGGTCGCGGCGCTGGCCGTTGGCGAGCAACTGCAGGACGTGTTCACTTACCGCGTCATCGATGGCGGCGGACTGACCGACCAGGCCGAACTGCAGATCACCATCAACGGCGCCAATGATCCACCCGTGGCGACGCCGGTCGTCGGCATTGCCGTCGAACAGGGCGTTGGCAACCCAGGGCGCGATCCCAGCGGCGACTTGACGCAGCGCAACGTGGATGCCGAAGGCCAGCCCTTGACCGTGGTGGGAATCCGCACCGGACCGGAAGGCGGCGGCGGTTCTGCAGGCACGATCGGGGCGAGTTTGCGGGGCCGCTACGGCGATTTGCTGGTCAATGCCGATGGCACCTACACCTACGTGCTGGACAACAGTCTGCCAGAAGTGGATGCCTTGCGTTTGGCATCTGACACGTTGACGGATGTATTCACTTACACGATATTGGACGATGGCGGCGTGCAGGACCAGGCCACCCTTGCGATTGTGATTACAGGCCAGAACGACGCGCCGGTGGCCACTGATGATCTGGCCGACGCGGTCGAAGCCGGCGGGACAGGCAATGCCGATCCAGGCGCCAACCCAAGCGGCAATGTGCTGGACAACGACAGCGATGTCGATGGCGGCGACACGCAGGCAGTCGTAGCGGTAGAGGCCTCTGGCGAGGCCGGCACGGTGGGTGGCAGTACGGTGGGCCAGTACGGTACGCTGGTATTGACCGCCAGCGGCGATTATGGCTATGTGGTTGATAACGGCAATCCGCAAGTTCAGGCCCTGCGCACCGCCGGCGATACCTTGACCGAGGTCTTCACCTACACCATGCGCGACGCCGCGGGCGTCACCAGCTCGGCTCGCCTGGTCATTACGTTGTCCGGAGCCGATGACGCGCCCGTGGCGCAGGACGACACGGGCGCCGCCGTGGAAGCCGGCGGCACGGATAATGCGACCCCGGGCAGTNGGCCGCGGCCGCCTGGGTCCATGCTTTCATGA
- a CDS encoding VCBS domain-containing protein, which produces MPTANDDAADAVEAGGVNNTDRGVNPAGNLLDNDSDVDHGDTKTVVAVETAGEAGTVGGGTTGQYGRLVLTAGGAYEYIVDNNNPQVQALRTAGETLTEVFTYTMRDAAGVTAQARLVVTIAGRDDTPVARDDSNSVNDVDGPPTTEGNVLDNDSDVDGGDELEVSGIRAEQGDQQAGAGERLAGRYGYIVMNADGSYRYEIDLSNADVEAARGRGPILSDVFVYTVTDLAGQQSQARLTIVLDLDAAYVDRGDPHGLFGAQDLQQRLVHDLNVDPVVFVTPAVRDSLILQRWLQASIRGQQPGLDLPPEITIESLAAGLLEQDHDTPLTPTIQALQWLARYEDALMQTRYSRVFLSADGLLRDDSAFAYRELRMQPGSERERENERAKEPGQNGVAPRAGSFSEQIRASAGRPVLREAWRPDGEISKTRGA; this is translated from the coding sequence ATCCCGACAGCCAACGATGATGCCGCCGATGCGGTCGAAGCCGGCGGCGTGAACAACACCGACCGGGGCGTCAATCCCGCGGGCAACCTGCTCGACAACGACAGCGATGTCGACCACGGCGACACAAAGACAGTCGTGGCCGTTGAAACCGCCGGCGAGGCAGGCACGGTGGGCGGCGGCACGACGGGACAGTACGGCAGGCTGGTGCTGACCGCCGGCGGCGCCTATGAATATATCGTCGACAACAACAATCCGCAGGTCCAGGCCTTGCGCACCGCTGGTGAAACGCTGACCGAAGTCTTCACCTACACCATGCGCGACGCGGCCGGCGTGACTGCCCAGGCGCGCCTGGTGGTCACCATTGCGGGCCGAGACGACACGCCTGTCGCCAGGGACGACAGCAATAGCGTCAATGACGTGGATGGGCCGCCAACCACCGAAGGCAATGTGCTGGACAACGACAGCGACGTGGACGGCGGCGATGAGCTCGAAGTTTCGGGAATCCGGGCGGAGCAGGGGGATCAGCAGGCGGGGGCTGGCGAACGGCTGGCTGGTCGCTATGGCTATATCGTCATGAATGCCGACGGCAGCTACCGCTATGAGATCGACCTGAGCAATGCCGATGTCGAGGCTGCACGGGGACGAGGCCCGATCCTGAGCGACGTGTTCGTCTACACCGTCACCGATCTTGCCGGCCAGCAGTCGCAGGCGCGGCTGACCATTGTGCTGGACCTGGATGCCGCATATGTGGACCGCGGCGATCCGCATGGGCTGTTTGGCGCGCAGGACCTGCAGCAGCGCCTTGTCCACGATCTGAATGTGGACCCCGTGGTTTTTGTGACGCCGGCCGTGCGCGACAGTCTTATCTTGCAGCGCTGGCTGCAGGCCAGCATACGCGGCCAACAGCCCGGGCTCGACCTGCCGCCTGAAATCACCATCGAGTCGCTGGCCGCCGGCCTGCTGGAACAGGACCACGATACGCCGCTTACCCCCACCATACAGGCCCTGCAATGGCTGGCCCGTTATGAGGACGCCTTGATGCAGACACGTTATTCAAGGGTGTTCTTGTCCGCCGACGGGCTGCTGCGCGACGACTCAGCCTTTGCTTACCGCGAACTGCGGATGCAGCCCGGGTCCGAGCGGGAACGGGAAAACGAACGCGCGAAAGAACCCGGGCAGAACGGCGTGGCGCCCCGGGCCGGGTCTTTCAGCGAACAGATCCGCGCCAGCGCCGGCCGTCCCGTGCTGCGCGAGGCCTGGCGGCCTGATGGGGAAATCAGCAAAACGAGAGGAGCGTGA